The Rhizobium sp. ZPR4 DNA segment TCGCTGAGCCCGGGACGCGTTGGATTTACTCCGGTGGCAGCGTCGCGCTTGTGGGAGCGATCATCGAGCGCGGCACGGGCAAGCGCTTGCCCGATTTTGCGCGTGAGGTTCTCTTCGAGCCGCTCGACATCGCGAAATTCTACTGGTCGGCCGGCCATGACGGCGTGGCGTCATCAGCATCTGGTTTGCGCCTCACGGCCCCCGATCTGTTGAAGATCGGTATGCTTTTCCTTCAGAAGGGCGTGTGGAACGGAAAGAGGATCGTCTCGGAAGAGTGGGTCGCGCAATCCCTCGCGCCGGCAATTTCGACCGGAGACGGTTTGAGCTATGGCAGATTGTGGTTTTCGGGCGATGCACCGGTGCCGGCGTTTGACGGTCCGCGCCCGTGGTATGCCGGCTTCGGCAATGGTGGGCAAAGGCTCTGGCTGATGCCTGATGCGGGTATCGCCGCCGTCATCTATTCCGGCAAGTATAATTCATGGGACGCCTGGATAACGCCCACCCGCGTCTGGCGCGAGATCATTCTTGCCAACCTCCTGAAAGCGTGACGATGGCGTCTTCAAAAACCGAGTTTCCCGTGCTTCTCACCGAGCGGCTGCGGCTTCGCGAACCGAGCATGGATGACCGCGACGACTTCCATGCGCTGATTTCGATTCCGGAGGTCACGCGGTTCTCGAATTGGGTCGATGCGCCGAAGATGGCGCAGATCGAGCGCTCCCTGCGATGGATGATCAAAATCTTTCCCAAGGGAACGGGTTGCTCATGGATCATCGAGGATCGGGTTTCAGGCCGTTTGCTCGGCGCCATCCGCTTCAACAGCTTCGACAGGCGTGCTAGGTGTGCCGAGCTCGGATATGAGCTGCATCCCTTCGCCTGGGGCAAGGGGCTGATGAGCGAGGCGGCACGCGCTGTCGTCCGATGCGGCTTCGATGATTTCTCGCTGAACCGCATCGAGGCCTGGACATTGCCGGGAAACACCGCATCCGACCGAGTCCTGGAAAAGGCGGGCTTCCAATATGAGGGCACGCTGCGGCAGAAGGCGCGATTCAAAGAGGCCTTCCATGATTTCCGCATGTTCGGCTGCCTGGCTGGCGACCAGCAGAGATAGTTATCCGTCAATCCCCTGACCGGTTTCATTGGGCGGTGTCGTGGATTGAAAATAGTCCCGAGGCGAGCGGCCGAGCGAGCGCCGGAACATGGCCGAGAAGGCGCTTGGGCTCTCATAGCCGCAGTCCAGTGCGACGTCGAGAACGCTCCGGCCTTCCGCAAGCAAGGTGAGGGCCTTCAACATGCGTGCCTGCTGCCGCCACCGGCCGAAGCTCAGTCCCGTTTCGCGCTGAAACAGCCGCATAAGGGTTGCCCGGCTCATATGTAGCCCCTTGGCCGCCTCTTCGATCGAGGTCGTGCTTGCAAGATCGCCAAGCACGATCTCGCAGAAAGCAGAAAGAGCCGGATGTTTCGGTAGCGGCAGCTTCAGCGGCTGGGCCGGCAGGAAGGTGAGCTCAAGAAGCAGCAGCGGAATGACCGCCTCCGCGACCTTCTTGTGATCCGGTTTGTCGACGAGGCCGGCCAGCCGCAGGATGAGCTCGCGCAGAAGCGGGGTGACTTCCACCACCATGCACTCTTTCGGCAGGGTGTCCTTGCCTTCGACATCGATCAGCAGCGAACGAAATTGAACGCTCGTATGGCTTGCCGTCACATGCTCAAGGTGCGGCGGCAGCCAGACCGCGCGGCTTGGCGGTACGACCCAGGTGCCGCTATCCGTGGTCAAGGAGATCACACCGCTGACGGCGTAGAGCAACTGTGCCTGCTTATGGCTGTGGCGAGAACTGGTGAAGCGACGATCGTCATGTGCGATGACGGCGATGCCTTCAGCGACATCGGTGCCGTGCTGCAGATAGGCTTGATCCTTTTGCGACGATGATTGATCCATGCGCGTGAGAATATCAAAATCCCTCACGATAACCTAGAGTTCCGTTCAAACAGGATCTCTCCTCCCGTGTCCGTCCCATCCCACAATCTGCATCGATCTGATCGGCCGCATCGCGCTGCCGCCGCATCGTTGCATGTGCGGGTGAACAACGCAGCTGCGCTCTGCGCACCGACGTCCTTTCAGCTTTCTGTTGCACTGCGACTTAGCCGCGGTCGTCGGGCCTGACGGCATCCCGGCGACCGTAGGCTGCTGTCCGCGTTTTCCCCGAATTTACCGACATGCAACGGAACGGATCATGCTGAAGAATCCCGAAACCAAATATCGCCCTTTCATCTCGCCCGTCGAATTGCCGGATCGGCAATGGCCGAACAAGCGCCTCGCCAAGGCACCGCGCTGGCTTTCCACGGATCTGCGCGACGGCAACCAGGCGCTTGCCAATCCCATGGATGTCGAGCGCAAGCTGCGCTTCTACGACATGCTGCTTGCATCCGGATTCAAGGAGATCGAGGTCGCCTTTCCCTCAGCCTCGCAGATCGAGTTTGATTTCGTGCGTGCGCTGATCGAGGAGGAGCGCATTCCCGAGGATGTGACGATCCAGGTGCTCACCCAGTCGCGTGCCGATCTCATCGCCCGCACCTTCGAATCCCTCAACGGTGCCCGCAAAGCGATCGTCCACCTCTACAATGCCACGGCACCGCTCTTTCGCCGCGTCGTCTTCGGTATGGAACGGCACGAGATCGTCGACCTCGCGATCAGTGGCGTTACCACAATGCTGC contains these protein-coding regions:
- a CDS encoding GNAT family protein, translated to MASSKTEFPVLLTERLRLREPSMDDRDDFHALISIPEVTRFSNWVDAPKMAQIERSLRWMIKIFPKGTGCSWIIEDRVSGRLLGAIRFNSFDRRARCAELGYELHPFAWGKGLMSEAARAVVRCGFDDFSLNRIEAWTLPGNTASDRVLEKAGFQYEGTLRQKARFKEAFHDFRMFGCLAGDQQR
- a CDS encoding serine hydrolase produces the protein MAVTQSISPLSPDHETLQAMGFDPGLRRKFEAGIESGLLRDLHVVLAARSGRVCLEYYGAGPDENWGDPLGNVAFDADTLHDLRSVTKSIAGLLYGIALDRGLVSSPDAFLYEQFPEYGDLARDPARSKITVGHALTMTLGMEWDEDRPYTDPLNSEIAMENAPDRYRFVLERPIVAEPGTRWIYSGGSVALVGAIIERGTGKRLPDFAREVLFEPLDIAKFYWSAGHDGVASSASGLRLTAPDLLKIGMLFLQKGVWNGKRIVSEEWVAQSLAPAISTGDGLSYGRLWFSGDAPVPAFDGPRPWYAGFGNGGQRLWLMPDAGIAAVIYSGKYNSWDAWITPTRVWREIILANLLKA
- a CDS encoding helix-turn-helix transcriptional regulator, which translates into the protein MDQSSSQKDQAYLQHGTDVAEGIAVIAHDDRRFTSSRHSHKQAQLLYAVSGVISLTTDSGTWVVPPSRAVWLPPHLEHVTASHTSVQFRSLLIDVEGKDTLPKECMVVEVTPLLRELILRLAGLVDKPDHKKVAEAVIPLLLLELTFLPAQPLKLPLPKHPALSAFCEIVLGDLASTTSIEEAAKGLHMSRATLMRLFQRETGLSFGRWRQQARMLKALTLLAEGRSVLDVALDCGYESPSAFSAMFRRSLGRSPRDYFQSTTPPNETGQGIDG